One stretch of Girardinichthys multiradiatus isolate DD_20200921_A chromosome 2, DD_fGirMul_XY1, whole genome shotgun sequence DNA includes these proteins:
- the LOC124879574 gene encoding uncharacterized protein LOC124879574 yields the protein MMVCFIATLGQILLLGCISFTAANSKTCQIYAAVGDSVTLAFNYEGLAKSHTLRWTHGTIIIFLKQQGRVTIGKPEDITTTGSILLKSVKLQSEGTYRGDALHPNGTLAKTWTGQLCVMEKVSKPRLNYICDTNTVNLNCHVSKPQGLFFSWTLDKTTLSSETRQTLSISLSQLKEKSSFSCSVANKVSAESSETVQPICKAHTLCFKPNIVLGVLAGGAVLIFVLLIIITVLCCSYRRTKTKMQLSDKGEFNLLSVNKGEAESITMYENIHNVESCPSPSPQPSPRACYENISKLDVKTETKPPQLSTAAEGQQPSPVPKPRTKNAKTPDI from the coding sequence ATGATGGTGTGTTTTATCGCCACACTTGGTCAAATCCTTTTGTTGGGATGCATCAGCTTTACAGCAGCAAATAGCAAAACTTGTCAAATATATGCTGCTGTTGGGGATAGTGTGACACTGGCTTTTAATTATGAAGGACTGGCAAAGTCACATACTTTGAGATGGACTCATGGCACCATAATAATTTTCCTCAAACAGCAAGGCAGAGTGACCATTGGAAAACCAGAAGACATCACTACAACTGGATCTATTTTGCTGAAGAGTGTAAAGTTGCAAAGTGAAGGGACTTACCGAGGAGACGCCCTGCATCCTAATGGTACTCTGGCTAAAACTTGGACTGGTCAGCTTTGTGTGATGGAAAAAGTATCAAAACCTCGACTCAATTATATCTGTGACACCAACACTGTTAACCTTAACTGTCATGTCTCCAAGCCTCAGGGTTTGTTTTTCTCATGGACACTTGATAAAACTACCTTATCAAGTGAAACAAGACAAACTCTCAGCATATCTTTGAGCCAGCTGAAAGAGAAGAGCAGCTTTTCTTGTAGCGTGGCAAACAAGGTGAGCGCGGAGAGCAGTGAGACTGTTCAGCCAATATGCAAAGCCCATACGCTTTGCTTTAAACCCAACATTGTTCTCGGAGTGCTGGCAGGAGGAGCAGTTCTGATTTTTGTTCTGCTCATCATTATCACAGTTTTATGCTGCTCATACAGGCGCACCAAAACTAAAATGCAGCTCAGTGACAAAGGGGAATTTAACCTGCTTTCTGTAAACAAGGGAGAGGCTGAGTCTATCACAATGTATGAGAATATACACAATGTGGAGAGCTGTCCATCCCCAAGTCCACAGCCTTCACCAAGAGCCTGTTACGAGAACATCTCCAAGCTGGATGTTAAGACTGAAACTAAGCCTCCACAGCTGTCCACAGCTGCTGAGGGGCAACAACCGTCTCCGGTGCCGAAGCCGAGGACAAAGAATGCCAAGACACCAGACATCTGA